From Plasmodium yoelii strain 17X genome assembly, chromosome: 11, a single genomic window includes:
- a CDS encoding ADP-ribosylation factor, putative: MGNAATNNVIKNKNPDTKKYNILILGLSGSGKTTLLYHNIIPEWSNITSCMEPTISYHYEEIKLMNGRIGFWDISGNIIMRNIWQLIYRNIMVNAVLYIINIMDISDETITENNSLISLLLNDECLQTSCIVLVFNTFNEVSNIDETTKNELLIRYKIKDLIDNYGNRIHHIFLDCKSCKLDKNWMNLIQQISYYF; this comes from the exons atgGGAAATGCTGCAACTAAcaatgttataaaaaataagaaccctgatactaaaaaatataatattttaattttaggCCTTAGTGGGTCTGGGAAAACAACATTATTATATCATAACATTATACCAG aATGGTCAAATATAACTTCATGCATGGAACCAACAATATCATATCACTATGAAGAAATTAAATTAATGAACGGACGAATTGGCTTTTGGGACATTTCAGGAAACATTATA ATGAGAAATATATGGCAACTGATTTATCGGAACATAATGGTAAATGCTGTTTTATACATTATTAACATAATGGATATATCCGATGAAACAATAACAGAAAATAATTCACTCATAAGTCTATTATTAAATGATGAATGTTTGCAAACATCATGTATAGTTTTAgtatttaatacttttaACGAAGTGAGTAATATAGATGAAACTACTAAAAACGAATTACTAATTAGATATAAAATTAAGGATTTGATTGATAATTATGGAAATAGaattcatcatatttttttagattgCAAAAGTTGCAAATTGGACAAAAACTGGATGAATTTAATACAACaaatttcttattatttttaa
- a CDS encoding erythrocyte membrane protein, with amino-acid sequence MSINKNVNNNDNQNAQYNDNKDITNGVNDSQLINNEIKCKAPKGHKTKEHMGKIITRKQIEIKNNTNISLPIDNNNYEQNRDTIKNEEKELIQVDTNLLKAIKQESEHIQDKSFILENNENKENGKFEKNDIYDRNYLNQKYENDYIKSNKNEMRLKKNKTNIHIESYQKDVTDSISIHNNEINSKLNNCTLNCTSTYSNDSRCYPLHNNAARKSRSNNKYKDEYYYFGEYDQKKTSLKKDYSDYSDSDESYVSDFSNTELEENKNCFCFIRKRRKKINNNDEIDNLNGIVKSDIDGKMKKYTRNEVKNMDWLIYTIRYMDYRRLRRRFNGIRKPISKKIVFIITLFCLILISWEYFKISLENNKLSISFEIQTSFLFFVEAALAIIGVIMFAKFQTRLSLHWPIYASYIFIIFASILLIFYKNNNEEIENSKGEHILMIYGIVQLSLIIIVKIIIYIGPILALYGFFCPCTEHCRILKKKVSTNKLNITISRYNDFAGICGNDFCCLCLCAYRSFYRLINCFYEKFSNLRLKMRKNHINEAPFSHQLRYKGRTDIYGKPHGYGEWIEDHSFGEKLRGFWFHGYPVGPFISQEVGTGSLFVNTRVGFAACIGKDWSDVRYGVSCTECSISGHFFSDFPLTHFFNPKISKNENGRLPNNRYDIIINDILKDTYDDTLTYDLKWCFNMLKVNSSTPTENFLSNCMVSLDHVTMSLKVHNYYRISPIKRKDGILDEVVIRLVDIPKKDKKRWGNKKKNNGKKKINDNIITCDTNSKNKNNYKFLDTDNKKVYNNIKITNNTQLNVTNNNNNQSNLSQNNLLSHSYCTNSVSDGLLNTETNNIYLYKMSKDIEETEVHKSAYISESSKGDNSIDLINENKNNDSQKNEQNKNDYCIDFHKISKKKKFNDDMLINEDTYTNNLKHTFRKKSIIGTKGHINSEMETGAYKENIRKNSLVENLIMDNKSSNINISNDNKIKSSEHIDINTNTKFGINKNMNVSGILQSSNEAELTTNVNNKNEDSMNFYNSEENEKKYKYTKSILILKDRKYDQNMLLKKAHFKNKKNTQIEGFIKSHRANGLLNASSNSKNENEITSKQPTKNENTKIFNSLVKKMKNLNDSIASFNGANLTPFNSQRNKTIAQVFAEEDEWENYRHYHKEEIVVDGWQPLSLKRNLNIIPDEIVIYIHGYNVKLHHGCSQLAHLVSFSKLPSYIQPFVFHWEGYMWGIFSALSYPVAKKRSEMAILGDSFKKFIQDLINWGIKNVHIISHSCGSRLFFNGFASCVNDGLFYNVLKKKKSKFGKHRNDKKSKFINNPNFSDTNHDKKKSSKSKLNTNSYFNISNINNEEKKLVSSNDSDITQTKINLQSDKTEENGEGEKNYVNKNVQKKEPNKKKRINNKKKKKKNQIIVKTIILLNPDYPLDKFLEKDFFLLRSHCNHIVMYGDTRDQALRYSETWNREKCLGKSIFKLKLPLYKIYNYEDCLNGTVEFNNVFTGYNNEQYKIYDHPIFANSSYVESKVLNNQTYNIQENNELQNFHKNDSIQKSGDETLNIPSKKNNNNYDDIVENSSHMCTVTNENNVSTTGNYCNNKNNTKYSMYNYHNNASYISEDISQKYTNENFMKAIEFSDTSLNTFKSKKIFKLFDYFKKLKARLLCQTRKNSEFYNLNSISQHFPIKINNKYHYSSSINKRDTYYFSFDKYAWLDMDVIDTTFVETNVDFLKHSFYQVKREIIDDIREILISNVRAHERVSRLDRRRGNVFVLRIAPAGVGSLHR; translated from the coding sequence atgagcataaataaaaatgttaataataatgacaatCAAAATGCGCAATATAATGATAACAAAGATATAACTAATGGAGTCAATGATTCACAATTGAtcaataatgaaataaaatgtaaagCTCCAAAGGGACATAAAACAAAGGAGCATATGGGGAAAATTATAACACGAAAGcaaatagaaataaaaaataataccaaTATTTCATTACCaattgataataataattatgaacaaaatagagatactattaaaaatgaagagAAGGAATTGATTCAAGTTGATACGAACTTATTAAAGGCAATTAAACAAGAAAGTGAACACATACAAGATAAAAGTTTCATACTAGAAAATAacgaaaataaagaaaatggaaaatttgaaaagaatgatatatatgatagaaattatttaaatcaaaaatatgaaaatgattatataaaatcaaacaaaaatgaaatgcgtttaaaaaaaaataaaacaaatattcaTATTGAATCATACCAAAAAGATGTCACAGATTCAATAAGCATacataataatgaaattaataGCAAACTTAATAATTGTACACTAAATTGCACTTCAACATATAGCAATGATTCTCGATGCTATCCTTTACATAATAATGCAGCTCGTAAAAGCAGATCTAAcaacaaatataaagatgaatattattattttggaGAATATGACCAAAAGAAAACAAGCTTAAAGAAAGATTATTCTGATTACAGCGACAGTGATGAATCTTATGTAAGTGATTTTAGCAATACTGAattagaagaaaataaaaattgtttttgctttattagaaaaagaagaaaaaagattaataataatgacgaGATAGATAATTTGAATGGCATAGTAAAAAGTGATATCGatggaaaaatgaaaaaatacaCACGTAatgaagtaaaaaatatggattggcttatatatacaattcgATACATGGATTATAGACGGCTTAGAAGACGATTTAACGGAATAAGAAAACCAATATCGAAAAAGATCGTTTTTATAATAACACTATTTTGTTTAATACTAATTTCGTgggaatattttaaaatatctcTTGAGAACAATAAATTAAGTATAAGTTTTGAAATTCAaacatcatttttattttttgtcgAGGCAGCATTGGCTATTATTGGTGTAATAATGTTTGCAAAGTTTCAAACACGCTTAAGTTTACATTGGCCTATATATGcatcttatatatttataatatttgcttctatattattaatattttataaaaataataatgaagaaattgAAAATTCCAAGGGTGAACACATTTTAATGATATACGGTATAGTACAATTATctctaataataatagtaaaaataataatatatattggtCCAATTTTAGCACTTTATGGATTTTTTTGTCCTTGTACCGAACATTGcagaatattaaaaaaaaaagtatcaacaaataaattaaatataactaTAAGTCGGTATAATGATTTTGCAGGAATATGTGGAAACGATTTTTGTTGTTTATGTTTATGTGCATATCGATCTTTTTATCGCCTTATAAATTGcttttatgaaaaattttcaaatttacGTTTAAAAATGCGgaaaaatcatataaatgAAGCACCATTTAGCCATCAATTAAGATATAAAGGCAGAACAGATATTTATGGGAAACCTCATGGATATGGAGAATGGATAGAAGATCATTCTTTTGGTGAAAAGTTAAGAGGGTTTTGGTTTCATGGATATCCAGTTGGTCCATTTATTTCACAAGAAGTTGGAACTGGATCATTATTTGTAAATACAAGAGTTGGATTTGCGGCGTGTATAGGTAAAGATTGGTCTGATGTTAGATATGGTGTATCATGCACAGAATGTTCTATTAGTGGGCATTTTTTTAGTGATTTTCCTTTAACGCATTTTTTTAATCCGAAAATTtctaaaaatgaaaatggaaGATTGCCAAATAATAGATATGATATTATAATCAacgatatattaaaagatacATATGATGACACATTAACCTACGATTTAAAATGGTGTTTTAATATGCTAAAAGTAAATAGTAGTACACCAACtgaaaattttttaagtaATTGTATGGTTTCATTAGATCATGTTACCATGAGTTTAAAAGTTCATAATTATTACAGAATTAGTCctataaaaagaaaagatgGTATATTAGATGAAGTAGTAATTAGATTAGTGGATATCCCTAAAAAGGACAAAAAGAGATggggaaataaaaaaaaaaataatggaaaaaaaaaaattaatgataatattatcACATGTGATacaaattcaaaaaataaaaataattataaatttttagatactgataataaaaaagtatataataatataaaaataacaaataataCCCAATTAAATGTTaccaataataataataatcaaaGTAATTTATCTCAAAATAATTTGCTTTCTCATTCATATTGTACTAATAGTGTTTCTGATGGATTATTAAATACGGAAACAAACAATATATATCTGTACAAAATGAGCAAAGATATCGAAGAAACTGAAGTTCACAAATCTGCTTATATCAGTGAATCCAGTAAAGGTGACAACAGTATCGATTTGATTaatgaaaacaaaaataatgattCCCAAAAAAacgaacaaaataaaaacgaCTATTGTATTGATTTTCACAAAATTtcgaagaaaaaaaagtttaATGATGACATGCTCATTAACGAGGATACATATactaataatttaaaacataCATTCAGAAAGAAGTCTATTATAGGAACTAAAGGACATATCAATTCTGAAATGGAAACTGGGGCATACAAAGAAAACATTAGGAAAAATAGTTTAGTTGAAAATCTAATTATGGATAATAAAAGTAGTAATATCAATATtagtaatgataataaaattaaaagtaGCGAGCATATTGACATTAATACAAACACAAAGTTTGGAATAAACAAAAACATGAATGTTTCTGGTATATTACAATCGTCTAACGAGGCTGAATTAACTACgaatgtaaataataagaatgAAGACTCAATGAATTTCTATAATAGTGaagaaaacgaaaaaaaatataaatatacaaaaagtatattaattttaaaagataGAAAATATGATCaaaatatgttattaaaaaaagcacattttaaaaataagaaaaatacaCAAATTGAAGGTTTTATAAAAAGTCATCGAGCAAATGGATTGTTAAATGCATCATCAAATAGTAAAAACGAAAACGAAATAACTTCGAAACAACCAacgaaaaatgaaaatacaaaaatatttaattcattagttaaaaaaatgaaaaatttaaatgacTCAATAGCCAGCTTTAATGGTGCAAATTTAACACCATTTAATTCACAAAGGAATAAAACAATTGCACAAGTATTTGCTGAAGAAGACGAATGGGAAAATTATAGACATTACCATAAAGAGGAAATTGTAGTTGACGGATGGCAACCTTTATCATTAAAAcgaaatttaaatattatacctgatgaaattgttatatatatacatggtTATAATGTTAAGTTACACCATGGTTGTTCTCAATTAGCTCATTTAGTGTCATTTTCAAAACTACCGTCTTATATTCAACCGTTTGTTTTTCATTGGGAAGGCTATATGTGGGGAATTTTTTCAGCTCTTTCATATCCTGTAGCAAAGAAAAGATCAGAAATGGCCATATTAGGTgattcatttaaaaaatttattcaaGATCTTATTAATTGGGGtattaaaaatgtacatataaTAAGTCATTCTTGTGGGTCACGGCTTTTTTTTAACGGTTTCGCAAGTTGTGTCAATGATGGcttattttataatgttttaaaaaaaaaaaaatcaaaatttgGAAAACATAGAAATGACAAAAAAAGCAAATTCATTAATAATCCAAACTTTTCAGATACTAAtcatgataaaaaaaaatcatctAAATCTAAATTAAACACAAATagttattttaatatttctaatattaataatgaagAGAAAAAACTTGTCAGTAGCAATGATAGTGATATAACTCAAACTAAAATAAATCTTCAAAGTGATAAAACTGAAGAAAATGGTGAaggagaaaaaaattatgtcaataaaaatgttcaaaaaaaagaaccgaataaaaaaaaaagaataaataataaaaaaaaaaaaaaaaagaaccaGATTATTGTTAAAACTATTATACTATTAAATCCAGATTATCCATTAGAtaaatttttagaaaaagatttttttttgttgagGAGTCATTGTAATCATATTGTTATGTATGGAGATACAAGAGATCAAGCATTACGATATTCTGAAACATGGAACAGAGAAAAATGTCTTGGAAAaagtatatttaaattaaaattaccattatacaaaatatacaattaCGAAGATTGTTTAAATGGAACTGTAGAATTTAACAATGTGTTCACaggatataataatgaacaatataaaatatatgatcaCCCTATATTCGCAAATTCATCATATGTTGAATCTAAAGTTCTGAATAACCAAACCTACAATATCcaagaaaataatgaactACAAAACTTTCATAAAAATGATTCGATACAAAAAAGTGGTGATGAGACATTAAACATAccctcaaaaaaaaataataataattacgATGATATAGTTGAAAATAGTAGTCATATGTGCACTGTTACTAATGAAAACAATGTATCTACTACTGGAAATTATTgcaacaataaaaataatacaaaatattCTATGTATAACTACCATaataatgcatcatatatatcaGAGGATATTTCTCAAAAATATACTAATGAGAATTTTATGAAAGCAATAGAGTTTAGCGATACAAGTTTAAACActtttaaatcaaaaaaaatatttaaattatttgattattttaaaaaattaaaagcaAGATTATTATGCCAAACTAGAAAAAACAGTGAAttctataatttaaattcaaTAAGTCAACATTTCccaattaaaattaataataaatatcattattcatcatcaataaataaaagagaTACTTATTATTTCTCTTTTGATAAATATGCTTGGTTAGATATGGATGTCATAGATACAACATTTGTTGAGACAAATGTCGATTTCTTAAAACATTCATTTTATCAAGTAAAAAGAGAAATTATAGATGACATAAGGGAAATTTTAATATCTAATGTTCGAGCTCACGAACGTGTTAGCCGATTGGATAGACGTCGAGGAAATGTATTTGTATTGAGAATTGCCCCAGCTGGTGTTGGAAGTTTGCATAGATAA
- a CDS encoding ATP synthase-associated protein, putative: MNVSRILLNSSKILKRNVEFKEIFTPRWFLESPNYSRMPLWRRFFEGQYTNGSFLFFGNAWTSMFAFAFFLWYSRIFDPPPLERVDRYWLNSPKFRILSAFYNEGKRPGVKISLMTYEARYFYRGIDHPFTINEIKDLWFKLKENYLIESIPAIQYPHVFRQYNKVSTPADLHVHLH, from the coding sequence ATGAATGTTTCAAGAATTTTGCTAAATAGcagtaaaatattaaaaagaaaTGTTGAGTTTAAAGAAATATTTACACCAAGATGGTTTTTAGAGTCCCCTAATTACAGTCGTATGCCATTATGGCGACGATTTTTTGAAGGCCAATATACAAATGGCTCATTCTTATTTTTTGGTAATGCTTGGACATCGATGTTTGcctttgctttttttttatggtaTTCTAGAATATTTGACCCCCCACCCTTAGAAAGAGTAGATAGGTACTGGTTAAACTCTCCAAAGTTTCGAATATTATCAGCTTTTTATAATGAAGGCAAAAGACCCGGTGTTAAAATTTCTTTGATGACATATGAAGCTAGATATTTTTATAGAGGTATTGATCACCCATTTACTATTAATGAAATTAAAGATTTATGGTTTAagttaaaagaaaattatttaatagaAAGCATTCCAGCTATTCAATATCCTCATGTTTTCAGGCAATACAACAAAGTTTCAACACCTGCAGATTTACATGTACACCTTCATTAG
- a CDS encoding RNA-binding protein, putative → MNTDEKFVTQNDNSSSNKENKSSPQKPHLRKAAGIVWKDSSLDEWPENDFRIFCGNLGNEVTTDILANAFRKYKSFNMAKVIREKRNNKTKGYGFVSLSDPQDMLDALKNMNNTFIGNRPVTIKRSRWKDREIDSKKNKDFDEFIKNPYAPTKKFRKFKKFVKRDNTEVHDRLISKNTQG, encoded by the exons atgaatACGGACGAAAAATTTGTAACGCAAAATGATAATTCATcttcaaataaagaaaataaatcgTCCCCTCAAAAg CCGCATTTAAGGAAAGCAGCAGGAATTGTATGGAAAGATTCATCACTTGATGAATGGCCAGAAAATGATTTTCGAATTTTTTGTGGGAATTTAGGAAATGAAGTAACAACCGACATTTTAGCAAATGCctttagaaaatataaatcatttAATATGGCAAAA GTAATAcgagaaaaaagaaataataaaacaaaggGTTACGGATTTGTATCTTTATCAGATCCACAAGATATGCTAGatgcattaaaaaatatgaataatacaTTTATTGGAAATAGACCAGTAACTATTAAAAGAAGCCGATGGAAAGATAGGGAAATCGACTCGAAGAAAAACAAAGATTTTGATGAATTTATAAAGAATCCATATGCTCCCACTAAAAAATTTAGGaagtttaaaaaatttgtCAAACGGGATAATACAG AGGTTCATGATAGATTGATAAGTAAAAATACACAAGggtga
- a CDS encoding ER membrane protein complex subunit 3, putative, protein MDTLVLDERIRMHALIPIFIIVLLVCIIKSNLGQMPQPALKMDIEKMRQNNFLSRFTQLKTNSGFISPLAFLNRRYFYNKPQIGFFNEVPEQINPLDSFLKQDTSDLFGMMKNQIPFLILQLGLGFLINMFFSGYLVAKIPFPLTYKFKSTLQMGMDIELLDMKFVSSLSWYFLVMFCSSGLISIVDYFFLQDNDRSKNSPIDNLMSSQNPLKQPVNPTSAADITNIYEKKKEELNTMRYKFLLENIEYHLIENWE, encoded by the exons ATGGATACGCTTGTGTTGGACGAAAGGATAAGGATGCATGCCTTAATtcctatatttataattgtaCTTTTAGtttgtataataaaaagtaATTTAGGGCAAATGCCACAACCCGCCTTAAAAATGGACATTGAGAAAATGAGACAAAA TAATTTCTTGTCGCGATTCACGCAATTGAAAACCAATTCGGGATTTATCAGTCCATTAGCATTTTTAAATAGAcgatatttttataacaagCCTCAAATTGGTTTCTTCAACGAAGTGCCTGAACAAATTAACCCACTTGActcatttttaaaacaagACACATCAGATTTATTTGGAATGATGAAAAATCAAATTCCCTTTTTAATCTTACAGCTGGGATTAggttttttaataaatatgtttttttcgGGATATTTAGTAG ccAAGATACCCTTTCCCCTAACATACAAATTTAAATCAACTTTACAAATGGGGATGGACATTGAGTTATTAGACATGAAATTTGTATCATCCTTGTCATG GTATTTTCTTGTTATGTTTTGTTCAAGTGGCTTGATAAGCATTGttgattattttttccttcaag ACAATGATAGAAGCAAAAATAGTCCAATTGACAATTTGATGTCTAGCCAAAACCCATTAAAAC aGCCTGTTAATCCTACTAGTGCAGCAGACATCACAAATATttatgagaaaaaaaaggaagaaTTGAATACAATg agatacaaatttttattagaAAATATTGAATATCACCTTATAGAAAATTGGGaataa